The Orrella daihaiensis genome contains the following window.
CTCAGTTCTGCGGTAAAGGTCGGCGGGGTTTCTGCTAGTGTGCCGTAACTCAATCAGCCCAAACGGAGTCTGCAGCTGGGCACTCCTGCCGGTGGTCATGAGTGTCAGGGCTGTCGGTACTTGAGTGATTAGATGGTGGCGGTGGAGTGCGCATTCGAGTGAGATGTATATAAACTCCACTGACCCCCTTAGCGACAGGACAATTTGCTCTCTGACGTAATCGACGATGGGTTGGCTAGCGTGGACGTAAATCCCACGAGCAGCTCGGATAAGCGCTCCTCTTTTCACTAGATTAGCGACTGTCTTCTTGAGCTTGATGCCTTTTTCACAAAAGAGAAGGGAAAGGTCTCTGGACGTAAACACGCCCACGCCCCGACGACGCAAGTTATCAATCAGTTCCATTGCTTCAATTGTTTGCATGGCTTAAGTGTACAGAAAGTATAAAAATTTTTATACTTTCTGCACAGATGTTATTTTGGAAACTAATGTTAAATTCTCTTGTGAATCGGATGCGCATCTAACGCAGCGGTAGACGATGCCTTTTTATCACGATGCGTGATAGCAGCTCGCCCATAGGTGGGGTACAGCTTGATCTTACGCCTGCTGTTGTCAATCACTTCTTTGCCTCTGATCCTGTTTTCTCTCATCAGGGCCGTCGTATGGTCATGCGCGCGGCGGTACTGCATGTTCAAAGACATGGCGACTTCGTAGATGCTTTGGCCGGGTTTTTTTGCCACAGCGCGCAGGAACTGGCGTCGGCGTTCGGGCAAATCGTAGTAATCAGCAAACGGCCTTAAATCGTAGCCGCCGCCGGCCAACTGGCTCCAAAACACGTCGTAGATGGGGCAGTGTCTGTGAACTTGCGTCGGTAGCTGCGCTCTTAATCTTGGCCAATCGAGGACAAATGCTTTTTTGCCATAGAAGTGGATGAACTCGCGCGGGTGCATCGCCTTGATGGCATCTGGCAGATAGGAGCGATGACCGGTGGCGATGCGATCGCGCCACCTTTGCAAGTCCACATCGCGATCCCAGTAGGCTTTCTTGCTCACAACCTCCCAGGGTTCGATCATTGGTTGCGCTACGTGTTTTTTCATGATGGCGCTTCATCAGTCAGGCCGGTATCGTCATCATCGGAAAGAGTCTTGGCGCCAATCTGTGCGTAGAGCGAATTCCGTAAAAACTCAACATCTTTAGCTTGTGCCCACTGTGGTGCACAAATCAACTCTTCAAGCTCGTCGATTAACTCCAGCCATGGCATGCTGACCAATCCGTTGATGAATGAGCCGGTTGGAAAGGGGTAGGGTAGGCTTTCGATGAAACCTGGCAGCGGCATGTGCTTAACGGATAGGACATGCAGGTCAAACAAATCTCGCGCTTTTTGTCGACCGCCGTCGAAGGAATCAGGCTCTTCGCCTTGACCATGCCGCGCAACTGTGCGCAGCTTGCGGTGATAAAGGCCCGGGATTTCTTCCGTTTGCACCGTCAACTCGCCAAAGGGCTTCGATACGCTCGGATAAAGCTCAAAATACGCATCCTCAATGAACGAGACTTTAAGCCGTTGACCTTCGAGAAACACATCGCCGTGCAATTGATTGGCTTTGTGATCGTCTTGCACCAGATCACGCGTCTCGAACGAAATGCCCGCCTGCTTAATCGCAACAGCAAGATCCATCACCTTGAACCCATTCGGCAAGAAAAAATCAAGGTCGTAGGATATCCGGTGCTCTAGCCAGCAACGCGACAAGGCCGTACCACCGCATAGCTTGGCACGCCCGAACTGTTCGTCATTCATTGACTGCAGACGGCTTAAAACGGTTTCTTGGAGAGCGTATAGGTCTATTTGCTGCACGGAAACTACCTTACTAAAAATAAATTTGACATATATGTCATATATTAACAAGAGTTAGTCATCCGCGCAGCATTCTTTGCAGTGGTCTCTTAGGCGTAGTTGTATTTTGGTGGCAATTGCTCAGCGCAGCACTAAAAGCGGTTGGATGCTTGCCTACTCGTTCATCGCGCTAAGATTGTGGGTGCTTTGGAAACGTTCGGGACAGTTGGTTAGTTGGCTAGCGACTTGACACTCTGCATGGCGTCTTCGTTAGTATGTTTCGCGAACTACTCAGCATTCCCATTGCACCAATCAATATTCAAAAAACTGAGGGATAGACATGAACACACCGATGATCGTTGGCTGGGGCCACACCAAATTCGGCAAACACGATGCTGTTGAGATCGAAGAGCTGATTCGTGAGGCAGGGTTGGCGGCAATCGAATCGTCCGGGTTTGATGTCTCGGACATTGACGGTGTGTTCGTAGGCACATTTAACGGTGGCTTTGTGCCACAGGATTTTGCTGGGGCCATGGTGGGCGTGGCGATTCCTGAGTTGCGCCATGTACCAGCTGCTCGACTAGAAAACGCTTGCGCCACCGGGTCGGCCGCGATCTACACCGCGATCGATGCGATTTTGGCGGGCCGTATGAAGCGGGTCTTGGTCGTTGGTTACGAGAAGATGAACACCTTGCCCAACGCGCAGATTGGCGAGGTGCTGCTTAAGTGCTCATACGTTAAGGAAGAGGCAGGTATTCCGGCGGGTTTTGCCGGGGTGTTTGGCGAAATCGCTGGGGCCTACTTTGAGAGGTATGGCGATCAGTCAGACGCCTTGGCGACCATTGCAGCGAAGAATCACAAGAACGGTGTCGACAATCCCTTTGCTCATTTGCAGCGCGACTTGGGATTTGAGTTTTGTCGCAACGTGTCAGACAAAAATCCGATCGTGGCAGGCCCCTTGAAACGCTCGGACTGCTCCTTGGTCTCAGATGGGGCGGCAGCGGTCGTGATTTCGCTGGATCGCTCTAGCTCGGCCAAGGTGCCGGCGATCAAGTGGCTCTCGCGTACCCAAGTTAATGAGTGGTTGCCGATGAGCAGACGCGATCCGACTCGCTTTGAGGGGGCTGCCATGGCCTGGCAAAAGGGCCTGGCTGACGCGGGCATTGGATTAGGAGATTTGAACTTTGTGGAAACGCATGACTGCTTCACCATTGCTGAGATGCTGGAGTACGAGGCCATGGGGCTAGCGCCCCAAGGCCAAGGCGCCCGTGTGGCACTTGATGGCGTGACCGCTGCCGATGGCAAGCTGCCAGTCAATCGCTCGGGCGGCTTGAAGTCCAAGGGCCACCCGATTGGTGCCACCGGCGTGTCGATGCACGTGATGGCGGCCATGCAGCTAGCTGGCACGGCCGGCGCCATGCAACTGCCTGGCCCTGCGCGCGGTGCAGTGTTCAACATGGGTGGCACGTCAGTTGCCAATTACCTGAGTATCTTGCAGGCGGTCTAACATGCATGCAGCACAAGTGATGAATTTGAGCCAATTACTGGCTCAAACAGCCAAGTTACATCCGGATCGCCCGGGGGTGATTCGCGGCAATGATGTTTGGACCTGGCGGGAAATAGACAACCGCGTCAACGCCATGTGTCAGGCTTTGACTGATCTTGGGGTGGTTAAGGGGGATCGAATTCTCACGCAATCACGCAACTGTTTGCAGACCTTGGAGCTAGCCTGGGTGGCGTTTCGTCTGGGGTGCGTTTGGGTGCCAACCAACTTTCGGTTAACGCCAGATGAAGTGGCGTATCTCGGTGCTAGCAGTGGTGCCTCAGTCATGGTGTACGAGGATGTGTTTGCTGACCACGTGGATGCGGTCAAGCGCGAGTCAGGTGACGTAAGGTTGGTGATTGCTATCGGTGCGGCCAGAGTAGGTGAGCACAGCTATGAGGTGCTCGTTGATAAACACCTGGGCTGCGATTTTGCGCCGGCCGAAGTCTCGGAGAACGATCCCTGCTGGTTTTTTTACACGTCAGGCACGACTGGCAGACCCAAGGCGGGGGTGTTGACGCATGGCCAGATGGCGTTTGTGGTGACCAACCATCTCGCCGATCTGATTCCCGGTACCAATGAGTTTGACGTGTCTGCGGTCGTTGCGCCCCTGTCGCATGGTGCTGGTATCCACATGTTGTTGAATGTCGCTCGCGGGGCTGCCAATGTGCTCATGCCTTCAGAGAAACTCGACGCGCAGGTGTTCTGGCAGTTGGTAGAAAAACACCGGGTCACCAACGTGTTTACCGTGCCAACCATCGTGAAGGTGTTGGTTGAGCATCCTTCTGTGGATGAGTATGACCACAGCAGCCTTAAGTTCATGATCTATGCCGGCGCACCAATGTACCGGGCAGACCAGAAACTTGCCCTACAAAAGCTGGGCCGCGTGCTGGTGCAGTATTTCGGGTTGGGTGAGGTCACCGGGTGCATCACGGTGCTGCCGCCGCACATGCACTCGGCTAATGATGAGGATCCGAACGCCAATATCGGCTCATGCGGCAGACCACGCACGGGCATGGAAGTGGCGATTCTGGATAAAGACATGAAGCGACTTCCCACGGGTGAAGTCGGTGAGATTTGTGTGCGGGGCCCCGCGGTTTTATTGGGATATCACAACAATTCTGAGGCTACCGAGAAGGCGCTCAAGGGTGGTTGGTTCCACACGGGTGACTTGGGAAGGGTGGATGAGCGTGGATTGCTCTACATCACTGGCCGTGAGTCGGACATGTATATCTCGGGTGGATCAAACGTCTACCCGCGCGAGGTCGAAGAGGTGCTCTTAACCCATCCGGCTGTGCTCGAGGTTGCGGTACTTGGTGTGCCAGATCCCAAATGGGGCGAGGTAGGGGTTGCTGTGGTGGTTAGGCGACCGGATGCTGAGGAGGTTACGCCTGAGCAACTTTTTGCGCATCTTGAAGGACGCTGTGCCAAATACCGCTGGCCACGTGAATTCTTTTTTTGGGAGTCTTTGCCAAAGTCAGGGTACGGCAAGATCACTAAAAAGGATGTGCGGGCGATGCTCGTGGAGCGAGGGGAGATTGGGGGGTAGTGAGTCCGGATGAAAGCTTTCGGTTCTGGGTCGCGGTTGGCGGTGTTGGTGGTGTTGCTGATGTGTTTGGAAACTGTTCGGATATTCGATTTGATTTGTTAAGAGTTTTGGGTCAACTCGTCGCGCAAGCTAGCTGTTCGGTTTGAAGTCGAACACCAAACATCCGGCATCTTTGTCAAGCAACGGCCCGACAAAAGCTTTGAACGCGTGATGAACAGGGTCATAATGAGCCGGGTCACGAATGAATGGCTCACCGACGTAATAGTTTCGGTCACCTTCTGACCGAAACGTCACTATGTATCCTTGCTCGAAATCCAAACCGAAGGCTTCCTGGCTAATTTGGCTGCCGTATTCGATTGAGATGATGTAAGCACCCCCGTCACGCTTGGCATCGTTGAGCATGCTCAAGAAGCGCTGAGCAACTGATTGCTTGATCGATTCAGGTATTCCGTCTTTGAATTTAAACAAAACGATGTGGCGGATGATTCCCACCCGATAATTGCTAGCGGTCAGGGATTCTGCGCGAGTATTTAACTCGCCCGTGTTGATTGAGCGGGATTGGCTCACTAAATATCCATCAAACCAGCAGTCCCGCCCCAGCAGTCGAAGTGAAGTCCAACTGAATGATCAGGTCGTTGAAATCGAAGTCGCCACCACCATAAAGATCTTCCCAGCCCCAAGTATTTAGACCATAGTTACGCAGGTGTACAACTGATTGGCCGTCAACTTTTTCGTTGGCGGCAGCAAATCCGAAGAATGTGTTCTGACCATTTGTGAGTGTCATGGCGATGATATCCCCGGCATCAACGCCAGTGATCACTTCTTCTGTGTATTGTCCGTAGCCAGGCCCCGAGATCGAATCCGACCCGCTTTGCGTTAAGTACGCCCGCCCTGAGGCAAGTTCGCCATATGCCGCGTCTCCCGGCTTGATGCCATCAATTGTTCCTAGTAGATCATCAACTCGGTAGAATGTAACTGACACGTCGTCGCCACCATTTTGTCGAGCTCTGACAATGACATCCTGATCATCTGCACCCAAAGCAGTTGTCGCGATGGCAACCGGACGCGCCACGTTAACCGCGCCAGCATCGTCCGAGATAAAGCCCACAAAGCCATACGGCGACGTCATGCTCTCTAGCGGCGTTGTTGTGGTCTCACCGCTGATCGTGATGCTGACAGCGGTGTCTTGCTCAACGACAGTTTGATACATTTGGCCCAGTGAGTAGCCATCAAACAGGGTCACTAGCTCAGCCGAGAAGTCAGGTTGGAGGACTTGTTGTGCTAACAGTGAGGTCCAGCCAAACCCTGTCGTTTGGTCGCCTGAGAATGCGATCGATTGATCACCGATCGTGAAAGATAGCGTTTCGGCAGCTGGCAACCTTGGCTGGAAGATCAGACTTTGGGAAACCGGACTCACAAGGGTTTGCTGGTCATTTGTTTCCAGAACCACCGGTTTGTCAGGGAAGTAGAGTTGACTGTGAGCGATCGTACTCAATGCTCGACTCAGCAGCACTCCGTTAGGGGAGCCTAGGCCGGTCGCATAGTCATAACCCCATGCTGCTTCATAACCATAGCCCGTGGGTGTGACAGCGATGGGATCACTGGCGTTGGTCGAGAATTTCCCGCCAAGCCGATACGAGGTAGCGTTCGAACCGATCGTGATGTCGTTAAAAGACCCGGGTGAGACCGCGGAAGCCAAGTAGAGCAGGTCATTGGCATAGCCCAGATTAGGCAAGCCTTGGTTTAGAAAAATTGCATTGATCTGGGAAGCGAGTGCTGCCCACAGTGGTGACGCAGCACTGGTGCCCCCCACGAGCGCTGTACTGTTATTCGCGGAATCCAAAGTGATGTAATCAATATTGCTGCCTGCGCTGGCCACCACGTCAGGGACGCCTCGACCTACTTGTGGATTGGGTCCCACTGATAAGGGTTCAAGGCCATACGCCACCTGATAATTTGGTGTGCTTTGGCTAACATCAACCCCGCCGGCCCCAGCAAAGTTCTGAGTGTAGTCCTGAATCGAACCCGTTGTCCCAACCAGAAAGTTTTCGTTCCACAGAGTCTCGATAAAGAGATCGTTTTCAGATAACTGGTCCGTTGGACTCTTTAACCCTCCTGCCACGAGTAGCCAAAGGGCTTGTTTGTCGCCCGACTCGGCGAGCGCTACCAGATTTGGCTCAAAGGCCAAGGTCGGATCCTGTTGTGCTACCGCTAGGGTAGACAAGGAGGTGCCCCCAACGGCCACCATGTAAGGGCTGGTTTGTGACACTGAAACATTCACCAGGCCGTTTGCTCGATTCAGCGCGGATCCTTGGTCGCCAGCGGCAGCAAATACGCTTTGATTTCTTAGCGCTGCATCCACCCCAAGTTCTCTGAAAGCAGCAAGGAATGGCGAGTCAGGGCTCATGGCGTAGATCGTGCCGTAAGAAGTGGAGATGACCTCTGGGTCATAACTTGTGTCCCAGATCGCACTCTGCAAAGCAGTTAGTGCAGTGGCTGAGGCATTGCCCGTCGTGGCTGGATTCAGGCCTGATCCCGTGTACACGCGAATATCGCTTGTCGGGTTGACAGAGGCAATGACAGAGATATCCAAGTCGCGCTCATCGTAGGCTGGGTTCCAGAGTTGTCCACTAGCGCCTTGGGTGGAGAGCGAACCCACCCAGGCTTGCTCTTGAGTGTCGTTGATGAACTTTTTCAGCATCGACTCAAGATTCCCCGGCGAGTCTATTGCAGAACCAATGCCGGGCTCAGTCAGTCCAATGAGGGCTGTTTGCACCGATTTTTTATTAGCCAGTGGGAAGTTATAGATATTGTTGGCAAACTCGTATGCAGTAGCGTAGTCGCTGCGCACGCTTGCACCATTTCCGATCGATTGCCATCCAGGGACGAGTTCCGCTTGAGCATCTCCTGCGAAATTTTGCGCCTCGACTCGTCTAAGGTCGAAGAAATCGGTGTCAAACCAGATCGCCGAGACGTCTAATTGCTCATCAACGGCCAGCGAACCATTCCAAAAGGGCAGGTCTGTGTCGGGGCCGTCAGGACTGTCGTATAGATAGAAGTCAGTCCCGAAGAGTTTTGCGAAGTCGCTGCCTGATTTCAACTCAACCCAAATCGAACGCGCCTGTGCCGAGGAAACATAGTTGCTGTTGGTTTGGTCTAGGACAGTTAAGCCCAGTGTGTCCTCTAGGTAGCTGCGGGCTAGATCAAAGTCTGTTTGGCTCGCGCCAAAATTACTCCATAACTGACCGCTATCAGCTAGGCTTTTTAAGGTGGTTTGACGGGTAGCCCAATCCGAGTTCAGCAGGCTTTCAGGTGAGTTGGCCCTTGGCAGAAACAGACCAACGTTGATGCCCAAGCCATCAGGGAACACGTTATCGAGCAGACGCACAAAAGACGGATCCAAGTTATAGGCAGTCACCACCGATGTTTCTGCTGTCAGCCCGTGGGAAGTTAAATCTAGAAACGTGGAATTCGGTAGGGTTTTGTATGGCATGTTTGCAGGCCCATGATCTTAGGAATATGTCGCTCTTGTAACCCCTAAAGTTGAAGTTTTCAAGACTGCTTTAACAAACTTATCGGATGCCAATTGGTCTGGCACTTTCGCCCGCTATCATCGCTCTAGCACCAAGTTGGTGCCTTGGTTGTGCAAGCTCCACTCGATGATGTCTGAGTATTCGATCGGCTCGACCTCAGAGGGGCACTACCCCGGCTAAAATGCAACCATTGTTCACCTTTTGTGGTTGCTTGACGTGTCTAACACTCTCACGCTTGCCGGTTCATCGGCGATTTCCCCGTTTCGTGCCCAGCAGTTACTCGATAAGTTTGCTGCGGCGAACCTACCGGTCGCTGCGGTGCAGGCATGCTTTGAGCATTACATCTGGAGCACTGAGCCACTGACGGGAGCTGAACGTGAGCGGGTCACGGCATTATTGGACTACGGTGTCGCCTTGGATGCGCCGCTCGATGAGACAGATGCTCTGGTGTTGAGGGTCTTGCCACGTCTGGGTACGGTCTCACCCTGGGCCAGCAAAGCCACTGACATTGCGCACAACTGTGGCATGGGGTATGTCAAACGCATCGAGCGCGGGGTGCGGTATGTGCTGACGGTTAAGCGTGGCTTGTTGTCTAAGAAGAAGTTATCTGATGCTGAGTTAGCAGCGATTGCTGGTTTGCTGCATGACCGCATGACGCAAACCGTGGTCGACCAATCGTTTGATGTGTCGGTGCTGTTTGAAACCCGCCAGGGTAAGCCGGTGCAAACGGTAGATGTGCTGGGCGCTGGCAAGTCTGCACTGGAGGCTGCCAACGGTGACTGGGGTTTAGCGCTCTCAGACGACGAGATTGAGTATCTGGTGGATTCGTTTGTGGGGCTTGGGCGCAACCCGACTGATGTCGAGCTCATGATGTTTGCCCAGGCTAACAGTGAACACTGCCGTCACAAGATTTTTAATGCGCAGTGGGTCATCGATGGCCAGACTCGCGACAAAACACTGTTTGGCATGATCCGCGAGACGCACGCTAAGCAACCACGCGGCACGGTGGTGGCGTATTCTGATAACGCGGCCATCATGCAAGGTGGACCTGCGGTGCGGTTTGAGCCAGAGGTGTGGGCCGGCGATGCTTGGGGCCCAACGACCTATGGTCGTCGCGAAACGGTGGTGCATACCTTGATGAAGGTTGAGACCCATAATCATCCGACTGCAATCGCCCCATTTGAAGGGGCATCGACTGGCGCGGGTGGTGAGATTCGGGACGAGGGCGCCACTGGCAGGGGCTCCAAGCCCAAGGCGGGATTGACAGGCTTTACCGTCTCTCACTTGCGCTTTGAGGATGACGTTCAGCCTTGGGAGGCCGACCATCATGGCATGCCAGAGCGGATTGCATCACCGTTGCAGATCATGATCGATGGGCCTTTGGGCGGTGCGGCCTTTAACAATGAGTTTGGGCGTCCCAACATCCTGGGTTATTTCCGCAGCTTTGAGCAAAGCGGTGGCGGTTTGCGTTGGGGATATCACAAGCCCATCATGATCGCCGGTGGCTTGGGCAGCATCGATGATGGCTTGACCCACAAAGATCCGCTGCCACCGGGCGCATTGCTGATTCAGCTCGGTGGTCCGGGCCTGCGTATTGGCATGGGAGGTGGTGCGGCCTCGAGCATGGGCGTGGGTGCCAATCAAGCCGAGTTGGATTTTGATTCGGTGCAAAGGGGCAATCCAGAGATTGAGCGGCGCTGCCAAGAAGTGATTGACCGTTGCTGGCAGTTGGGGCAGGACAACCCGATTATTGCGATTCACGATGTAGGTGCTGGCGGTCTATCGAACGCCTTTCCGGAACTGGTCAATGACGCGGGTCGGGGTGCTATCTTTGATTTGCACCAAGTGCGACTCGAAGAGTCGGGCATGTCACCGGCCGAGATTTGGACTAATGAGAGCCAGGAGCGTTACGTGCTGGCGATTGCCCCGGAGGATTTGACGCGCTTTGCGGACATCGCGGCGCGTGAGCGTTGCCCGTTTGCCGTGATTGGCCATGCGACTGAAGCGCGCCAGCTTAAAGTGACTTACGGTGAAGATGCGCCAGTTGATGTGCCCATGGATGTGATTCTGGGCAAGCCACCGAAGATGACGCGCGATGTGACGCACGAATCACCCGTGTCTGAGGCCATGGACTTGACCGTGATTGATCTCGATGAGGCGGTTAATCGTGTGCTGCGTCACCCCACGGTGGCCAACAAGACGTTTTTGATCACCATTGGTGACCGCACCGTCAGTGGTTTGGTCAGTCGTGACCAAATGGTTGGCCCTTGGCAGGTACCCGTGGCCGATTGCGCGGTGACCTTGACAGACTACGATGGTGATCGTGGTGAAGTCATGGCCATGGGAGAGCGCACACCCTTAGCGATGTTCAATGGGCCCGCCTCAGCCCGCATGGCCATCACCGAAGCGTTAACCAACCTGGTGGCCGCTGATGTGCAGTCCATTGAGGACATCAAACTGTCAGCCAACTGGATGGCAGCGTGTGGTTCACCTGGGCAAGATGCGGTGCTGTTTGATACGGTGCAGGCTGCCAGTGAGTTCTGTCAGGAAGCAGGGCTGTCGATTCCGGTGGGCAAGGATTCGCTCTCCATGCGCACGCGCTGGCAAGCAGGTGACCAAACCAAAGAAGTGATTGCGCCGGTGTCGCTTATTGTGAGTGCATTTGCGCCAGTGGCTGACGTTAAAAAGACGGTTACGCCGCAGTTGCGTACCGATCTGGGTCCGACCACGCTGATTCTGGTGGATTTGGGCGAAGGGCGTCAACGAATGGCGGGCTCTGTATTGGCGCAAGTGGCAGGCCAGTTGGGCGAAGAAGTGCCTGATATGGCAAGCGCTGAGACATTGCGCAGTTTTTTTGCGACGATGCGTGCCTTAATTGACTCAGGCATCGTGCTGGCCTACCACGACCGATCAGACGGGGGCTTGTTCACCACCCTTTGCGAGATGGCGTTTGCAGGTCACTGTGGCGTGTCAGTCAATCTGGACTTGCTGACCATAGACCCCTATGCGGCTGATTGGGGCGACTTCAAGATTCGTCCTGAGCAGGTCGCTGTTCAGCGCAATGAGTTGACGTTAAAGGCACTCTTTAATGAAGAAGCTGGTGCCGTCATTCAAGTCCCGTCAGCGGAGCGCGATGCTGTCATGCAGGTGCTGCGTGGTGCGGGCTTGTCCAAGCACGCCCATGTGATTGGCATGCCGAACACGACCGATGAGATCGAGATTTTCCGGGATGCCAAGAAGATTTGGGGCAGGGCACGCTCGGACCTGGCCAAGCGCTGGTCTGATGTCAGCTGGCGCATTGCCCGCTTGCGAGACAATCCGGTTTGCGCTGACGCGGAGTACCAAATTTGGGATGACACCGAGGATCCCGGCATGTCATGTGTCGTGCCGTTTAATCCGCAAGAGGATATTGCCGCACCGTTTATCGCGTCAGGCGTGCGCCCCAAGGTAGCGATTCTGCGCGAGCAAGGCTGCAACAGCCAAGTGGAGATGGCTTGGGCATTCGATCGTGCTGGCTTTGAAGCGGTTGATGTGCACATGACCGATCTGCAGCAAGGCCGCACCGAGCTCGTCTCGTTTACTGGACTGGTTGCGGTTGGCGGGTTTAGCTACGGTGATGTATTGGGCGCTGGCGAGGGCTGGGCCCGAAGTATTTTGTTTAACGATCGTCTGTCGCAGATGTTTGCCGAGTACTTCGCCCGGGGTGATGTGTTTGCCTTGGGCGTTTGTAATGGTTGCCAGATGCTGGCGGCTTTGGCCGAGATGATTCCCGGTGCCGAGCATTGGCCACGCTTTACGCGCAACCAGTCGGAGAAGTATGAGGCCAGACTGTCGTTGGTGGAAGTGGCTGACTCACCTTCTATTTTCTTTAGCGCGATGGCGGGCACGCGCATCCCTGTAGCTGTTGCCCATGGCGAAGGATTTGCTGACTTCAGGCGTCAGGGCGATGCAGGCAAGGTGATTCGGGCCATGCATTATGTCGATCACCGCGGGCAAGCCACTGAAGCCTATCCATACAATCCGAACGGCAGCCCTGATGGCTTGACTGCGGTCACCACAGCGGATGGTCGATTCACCGCGTTGATGCCGCACCCTGAGCGGGTCACGCGCAATGTCATGATGTCGTGGCATCCGGCGCGTTGGGGTGAGGCCGACACCGGCGGCATGGATTCGCCCTGGATGCGGTTTTTCCGGAACGCCAGAGTGCACGTTGGCTAAGCAGGCAAGGGCTGTCGCCCCAGGGTGACAACCCTTGCCTGAAAACCTTGCGGCGCTCACGTATAATCTTGCTTTGCGCCCGGAGTTTTCTATGCGTCTTAGTCAAACAGCGCTCACCTTCGATGATGTTTTGTTGGTGCCAGCCTACTCTGATGTGTTGCCGCGCGACACATCGCTCACAACCCAACTGACTCGCCAGATCTCGCTGAATATCCCCTTGGTATCAGCGGCCATGGACACCGTGACCGAAGCACGGCTAGCAATTGCCATGGCACAAGAAGGTGGTATCGGGATCATCCACAAAAATCTCACGGCTGACGAGCAAGCCGCCGAAGTCTCTCGCGTCAAGCGCCACGAGTTTGGCATTGTGATTGATCCAGTTACTGTCACACCATCAATGCGGGTGCGCGATGCGATCGCGCTGCAAAAGCAGCACGGCATCTCGGGCTTGCCTGTGGTCGAGGGCGGCAAAGTGGTCGGCATTGTGACCAATCGTGATCTTCGGTTCGAAGAGCGACTGGACGAACCCCTTAAAAACATCATGACGCCACAAGAGCGCTTGGTCACCATGCCTGAAGGGGCCACGCTCGATCAGGCCCAATCGTTGATGCACAAGCACCGCCTAGAACGTGTGCTAATCGTCAATGACCAGTTCGAGCTTTGCGGGCTGGCAACTGTAAAAGATATCGTCAAAAACACCGAGCACCCGATGGCGTGCAAAGACAGTTTTGGGCAGTTGCGTGTTGGCGCAGCAGTCGGTGTGGGCGCTGACTCAGAAGAGCGCATTGAAAAGCTGGTTGCCGCAGGCGTGGACGTGATTGTGGTCGACACTGCCCACGGTCACTCGGCTGGTGTGATCGATCGGGTTAGCTG
Protein-coding sequences here:
- a CDS encoding DUF4114 domain-containing protein; the encoded protein is MPYKTLPNSTFLDLTSHGLTAETSVVTAYNLDPSFVRLLDNVFPDGLGINVGLFLPRANSPESLLNSDWATRQTTLKSLADSGQLWSNFGASQTDFDLARSYLEDTLGLTVLDQTNSNYVSSAQARSIWVELKSGSDFAKLFGTDFYLYDSPDGPDTDLPFWNGSLAVDEQLDVSAIWFDTDFFDLRRVEAQNFAGDAQAELVPGWQSIGNGASVRSDYATAYEFANNIYNFPLANKKSVQTALIGLTEPGIGSAIDSPGNLESMLKKFINDTQEQAWVGSLSTQGASGQLWNPAYDERDLDISVIASVNPTSDIRVYTGSGLNPATTGNASATALTALQSAIWDTSYDPEVISTSYGTIYAMSPDSPFLAAFRELGVDAALRNQSVFAAAGDQGSALNRANGLVNVSVSQTSPYMVAVGGTSLSTLAVAQQDPTLAFEPNLVALAESGDKQALWLLVAGGLKSPTDQLSENDLFIETLWNENFLVGTTGSIQDYTQNFAGAGGVDVSQSTPNYQVAYGLEPLSVGPNPQVGRGVPDVVASAGSNIDYITLDSANNSTALVGGTSAASPLWAALASQINAIFLNQGLPNLGYANDLLYLASAVSPGSFNDITIGSNATSYRLGGKFSTNASDPIAVTPTGYGYEAAWGYDYATGLGSPNGVLLSRALSTIAHSQLYFPDKPVVLETNDQQTLVSPVSQSLIFQPRLPAAETLSFTIGDQSIAFSGDQTTGFGWTSLLAQQVLQPDFSAELVTLFDGYSLGQMYQTVVEQDTAVSITISGETTTTPLESMTSPYGFVGFISDDAGAVNVARPVAIATTALGADDQDVIVRARQNGGDDVSVTFYRVDDLLGTIDGIKPGDAAYGELASGRAYLTQSGSDSISGPGYGQYTEEVITGVDAGDIIAMTLTNGQNTFFGFAAANEKVDGQSVVHLRNYGLNTWGWEDLYGGGDFDFNDLIIQLDFTSTAGAGLLV
- the purL gene encoding phosphoribosylformylglycinamidine synthase, which gives rise to MSNTLTLAGSSAISPFRAQQLLDKFAAANLPVAAVQACFEHYIWSTEPLTGAERERVTALLDYGVALDAPLDETDALVLRVLPRLGTVSPWASKATDIAHNCGMGYVKRIERGVRYVLTVKRGLLSKKKLSDAELAAIAGLLHDRMTQTVVDQSFDVSVLFETRQGKPVQTVDVLGAGKSALEAANGDWGLALSDDEIEYLVDSFVGLGRNPTDVELMMFAQANSEHCRHKIFNAQWVIDGQTRDKTLFGMIRETHAKQPRGTVVAYSDNAAIMQGGPAVRFEPEVWAGDAWGPTTYGRRETVVHTLMKVETHNHPTAIAPFEGASTGAGGEIRDEGATGRGSKPKAGLTGFTVSHLRFEDDVQPWEADHHGMPERIASPLQIMIDGPLGGAAFNNEFGRPNILGYFRSFEQSGGGLRWGYHKPIMIAGGLGSIDDGLTHKDPLPPGALLIQLGGPGLRIGMGGGAASSMGVGANQAELDFDSVQRGNPEIERRCQEVIDRCWQLGQDNPIIAIHDVGAGGLSNAFPELVNDAGRGAIFDLHQVRLEESGMSPAEIWTNESQERYVLAIAPEDLTRFADIAARERCPFAVIGHATEARQLKVTYGEDAPVDVPMDVILGKPPKMTRDVTHESPVSEAMDLTVIDLDEAVNRVLRHPTVANKTFLITIGDRTVSGLVSRDQMVGPWQVPVADCAVTLTDYDGDRGEVMAMGERTPLAMFNGPASARMAITEALTNLVAADVQSIEDIKLSANWMAACGSPGQDAVLFDTVQAASEFCQEAGLSIPVGKDSLSMRTRWQAGDQTKEVIAPVSLIVSAFAPVADVKKTVTPQLRTDLGPTTLILVDLGEGRQRMAGSVLAQVAGQLGEEVPDMASAETLRSFFATMRALIDSGIVLAYHDRSDGGLFTTLCEMAFAGHCGVSVNLDLLTIDPYAADWGDFKIRPEQVAVQRNELTLKALFNEEAGAVIQVPSAERDAVMQVLRGAGLSKHAHVIGMPNTTDEIEIFRDAKKIWGRARSDLAKRWSDVSWRIARLRDNPVCADAEYQIWDDTEDPGMSCVVPFNPQEDIAAPFIASGVRPKVAILREQGCNSQVEMAWAFDRAGFEAVDVHMTDLQQGRTELVSFTGLVAVGGFSYGDVLGAGEGWARSILFNDRLSQMFAEYFARGDVFALGVCNGCQMLAALAEMIPGAEHWPRFTRNQSEKYEARLSLVEVADSPSIFFSAMAGTRIPVAVAHGEGFADFRRQGDAGKVIRAMHYVDHRGQATEAYPYNPNGSPDGLTAVTTADGRFTALMPHPERVTRNVMMSWHPARWGEADTGGMDSPWMRFFRNARVHVG